The genomic segment GACCTGGACGAGGCGACATGCACGGCCGTCGCCGCCCAGTTCGCCTCCGAACGCACAGCCGGCGCCAACCGGCATTTCGAGGCCCTGAAGCGGATGGCCGCGACCGGCTTCTGATTCTGAGAGAGCGTCTTCCCGCCCCGGACCCCTTGCGGGCCGGCGCGCGTCAGTGCCTCACGACAAAGACCGAACAGGCCGCGTGGCGCACGACCCGCGCCGCTGTCGAGCCGAGCAGATAGTCCGCCACGCCCGGCCTGTGGGACGCCATGACGATGAGGTCGGCCTTGATCTCCTCCGAATAGTCGAGGATTTCCGGATAGCTATTGCCGTGGCGGACCGCGCAGACCACCTTTCCGGCACCGAACTCGACGGCACCCGCGACCCGTTCCAGCTTCGCCTTCGTATCCGCCGAGGCCTTCTTCTCGTAGTCGGCCGGCAGATATTGCGACACGACCGCCGGCGGCCCGTAGATCACGTTGAGCAGATGGACATCCGCCCCTTCCTGGCTTGCGAATTGCGCGGCAACCCGCAAGAGTTCCTTGGAATGCTCCAGATGCTCCAGATCGACCGGCACCAGAATGGTCCTGAACATGGGACTTTGGCCTCCCGCACGTTTGTTTCCCCTGAAGCGGCCCGTATCCTCGCGCGACGCGGAAGGCGGGCTGCCCCGAACCCTTGAAACGGACCGAACGGCGGGCATGAACGGCG from the Kaustia mangrovi genome contains:
- a CDS encoding universal stress protein; this encodes MFRTILVPVDLEHLEHSKELLRVAAQFASQEGADVHLLNVIYGPPAVVSQYLPADYEKKASADTKAKLERVAGAVEFGAGKVVCAVRHGNSYPEILDYSEEIKADLIVMASHRPGVADYLLGSTAARVVRHAACSVFVVRH